TCCAGTGAAATCTTATTTGTAGTTTCATTGTTAATAGATACAATCACGTCCATAGACTTAAGTCCGGCGCGATCGGCTGGTGTTCCGGGGATTGGTGTAATAACGGTTAACTTGTCATTCTTCATCCCGATATGTACGCCTATGCCGTAAAAATTACCCTGCAAATTTACTTTCATTTCGCTGTATTTAGATGGTTCCAGAAAACGGGAATAAGGATCATTCAGGGATTCCAGCATTCCTTTAATGGCACCATAGGAAAGGTCTCTGTCCTGTATATTACTTTCCACATAATTATTCTGGATAATGTCATAAACCTGTAAGGTCTGCAGTTTCCAATTAGTTCCATGAGAAAAACTTAAAGAAAATAAACAAAGGATAAAAAGTTTTTTAATATTTTTAAAATTATTCATAATAATTTGCAAAACAACCTCATCATCTTAAAATTTTTTTATTTTTTTGGCAAATAGTTTATTGGATTTTTCTCTTTGCCGTCTATACGCACCTCAAAATGCAGGTGCGAACCGGTTGATAAACCCGTAGAACCGACCAGCCCGATAATTTGGCCTTTCTTCACAGCCACTGATTTTTTAACGAAATATTGTGACAAATGCGCGTAAAGAGTTGTAGTCATGGCCCCGTGATCGATAATTATTGTTTTACCATATCCACCCCAGTTGCCGGAGAACATTACCACACCATCATCAACAGCGAATACAGGACGACCCGTAGGTGAACCTATATCAATTCCGGTATGAAAAGATTTTACCTTGAAAATCGGGTGAACGCGCTCTCCGAAATCGGAAGT
The nucleotide sequence above comes from Candidatus Margulisiibacteriota bacterium. Encoded proteins:
- a CDS encoding peptidoglycan DD-metalloendopeptidase family protein produces the protein DIRERKEHLMTKQAKLNDKLSFLKDKEEYIGILKDQIQKNKNKHEVLYKDLMVQKNEYEKRIHQLEQDSQELEKLISKMQRQSQNQSRIGDGRFIWPVLGEITSDFGERVHPIFKVKSFHTGIDIGSPTGRPVFAVDDGVVMFSGNWGGYGKTIIIDHGAMTTTLYAHLSQYFVKKSVAVKKGQIIGLVGSTGLSTGSHLHFEVRIDGKEKNPINYLPKK